The following are from one region of the Hydrogenophaga sp. BPS33 genome:
- the rplA gene encoding 50S ribosomal protein L1, with the protein MAKLTKKQKAFEGKVDSNKLYSLTDALAIIKECANAKFDESIDVAVQLGVDAKKSDQVVRGAVVMPNGTGKTKRVAVFAQGAKAEEAKAAGADIVGMDDLAADIKAGNMNFDVVIASPDAMRIVGTLGQVLGPRGLMPNPKVGTVTPDVAQAVRNAKAGQVQFRVDKAGIVHGTIGRRSFDTDKLQGNLVALLDALTKAKPATSKGVYLRKVAVSSTMGVGVRVDTQSISA; encoded by the coding sequence ATGGCCAAGCTGACCAAGAAACAGAAAGCCTTCGAAGGCAAGGTCGACAGCAACAAGCTGTACAGCTTGACCGACGCGCTGGCCATCATCAAGGAATGTGCGAACGCCAAATTCGATGAGTCCATCGACGTGGCGGTTCAGCTCGGCGTGGATGCCAAGAAGTCGGACCAAGTGGTGCGTGGCGCTGTCGTGATGCCCAATGGCACCGGCAAGACCAAGCGCGTGGCCGTGTTCGCCCAAGGCGCCAAGGCCGAAGAAGCCAAGGCCGCCGGTGCCGATATCGTCGGCATGGACGACCTCGCCGCCGACATCAAGGCTGGCAACATGAACTTCGACGTGGTCATTGCCTCGCCGGACGCCATGCGCATCGTCGGTACCCTGGGTCAGGTGCTGGGCCCCCGTGGCCTGATGCCCAACCCGAAGGTGGGCACCGTGACGCCCGACGTGGCGCAAGCCGTGCGCAACGCCAAGGCGGGTCAGGTGCAGTTCCGCGTCGACAAGGCCGGTATCGTGCACGGCACGATCGGCCGTCGCTCGTTCGACACCGACAAGCTCCAGGGTAACCTGGTGGCGCTGCTTGACGCACTGACCAAGGCCAAGCCGGCGACCAGCAAGGGTGTGTACCTGCGCAAGGTGGCGGTGTCGTCGACCATGGGTGTCGGCGTTCGCGTGGACACGCAATCCATCTCGGCGTGA
- the rplJ gene encoding 50S ribosomal protein L10, with protein MSLNRSEKEAVISEVTSLAAKAQTLVMAEYRGITVANMDKLRVTARSNGVSLSVLKNTLARRAVAGSPFEVAADQMTGPLIYGFSEDAVAAAKVVAEFAKTNDKLVIRGGVYGGKALDVDGVKTLASIPSKEVLLAQLCGLLMSPISRTAVVLGALAAKKGEGAAAPAAEEAAAA; from the coding sequence TTGAGTCTGAATCGCAGTGAGAAAGAAGCGGTCATTTCCGAAGTGACCAGCCTCGCCGCAAAAGCTCAAACGCTCGTGATGGCGGAATACCGTGGCATCACGGTCGCGAACATGGACAAACTGCGCGTGACAGCCCGCAGCAATGGTGTGAGCCTGAGTGTGTTGAAGAACACCCTGGCCCGCCGTGCGGTGGCTGGCAGCCCGTTTGAAGTGGCCGCTGACCAGATGACCGGCCCGCTGATCTATGGCTTCTCTGAAGACGCCGTGGCCGCCGCGAAGGTGGTGGCCGAGTTCGCGAAAACCAACGACAAGCTGGTGATTCGCGGCGGTGTGTACGGAGGCAAGGCCCTGGATGTCGACGGCGTGAAGACGCTGGCCAGCATTCCTTCGAAGGAAGTGTTGTTGGCGCAGCTCTGTGGCTTGCTGATGTCGCCCATTTCGCGCACGGCCGTTGTGCTGGGCGCGCTGGCGGCCAAAAAAGGCGAAGGCGCTGCCGCTCCGGCAGCTGAAGAAGCGGCTGCTGCCTGA
- the trpC gene encoding indole-3-glycerol phosphate synthase TrpC, whose translation MSDILQKIVTVKHEEIAAAQRKKPLDAIRFDAESRVLTRDFEGALRAKIAKCQAAVIAEVKKASPSKGVLREDFIPADIAQSYAEGDGLVSAACLSVLTDRQFFQGSPDFLKQARASCDLPVLRKDFMVDPYQVYEARAMGADAILLIAACLDDARMAELEAVALDLNMAVLVEVHDRAELDRALKLKTRLVGINNRNLRTFEVTLQTTLGMLPDVPADRLLITESGILGRADVQTMRAAGVNAFLVGEAFMRAPEPGLALAELFA comes from the coding sequence ATGAGCGACATCCTGCAGAAAATCGTTACCGTCAAACACGAGGAGATCGCTGCGGCGCAGCGCAAGAAGCCGCTCGATGCGATCCGCTTCGATGCCGAAAGCCGCGTGCTCACGCGCGATTTCGAAGGCGCTTTGCGCGCCAAGATCGCCAAATGCCAGGCGGCCGTGATTGCCGAAGTGAAGAAGGCCAGCCCGAGCAAGGGCGTGTTGCGCGAAGACTTCATTCCGGCCGACATCGCGCAAAGTTATGCCGAGGGCGATGGTCTCGTCAGTGCGGCCTGTTTGTCGGTTTTGACCGACCGCCAGTTCTTCCAGGGCAGCCCCGACTTTCTCAAACAGGCCCGCGCCAGTTGCGACCTGCCCGTGCTGCGCAAGGACTTCATGGTCGATCCCTATCAGGTCTATGAGGCCCGCGCGATGGGGGCCGATGCCATCCTGCTCATCGCCGCGTGCCTGGACGACGCCCGCATGGCCGAGCTGGAAGCGGTGGCGCTGGACCTGAACATGGCCGTGCTGGTGGAGGTACACGACCGCGCCGAGCTGGACCGCGCGCTCAAGCTCAAGACCCGCCTGGTGGGTATCAACAACCGCAACCTGCGCACCTTCGAAGTGACCTTGCAGACCACGCTGGGCATGCTGCCCGACGTGCCCGCGGACCGCCTGCTGATCACCGAGTCCGGCATTCTCGGCCGTGCCGACGTGCAGACGATGCGCGCCGCGGGCGTCAACGCCTTCCTGGTGGGCGAGGCCTTCATGCGCGCGCCCGAGCCCGGCCTGGCGTTGGCCGAACTGTTTGCCTGA
- a CDS encoding uracil-DNA glycosylase, producing MQTGFDWGEPASAPRLTSANPSDWPVQPGWADLVSGFWASPQGKGLQQFLQGRLADGALVYPPQPLRALDLTPPEAVRVVLLGQDPYHGPGQAEGLAFSVAPGVKVPPSLRNMLQELGRDLSAPLPEGGSLVRWARQGVLLLNTSLTVEDGQPASHAGRGWETLTDAVIRHCNGAGDPKVFLLWGAHAQKKASLIDVQRHLVLSANHPSPLSARRGPVPFVGCGHFGQANAWLSARGLKPVAW from the coding sequence GTGCAGACCGGTTTCGATTGGGGGGAGCCCGCGTCGGCCCCTCGCCTGACCTCCGCCAACCCATCGGACTGGCCCGTCCAGCCCGGGTGGGCCGATCTGGTGTCCGGCTTCTGGGCGTCGCCGCAGGGCAAGGGTCTGCAGCAATTCCTGCAAGGGCGGTTGGCGGACGGCGCGCTGGTCTATCCACCCCAACCGCTGCGTGCCCTCGATCTCACGCCGCCCGAGGCGGTTCGCGTGGTTCTCCTGGGTCAGGACCCGTATCACGGACCGGGGCAAGCCGAAGGCCTGGCGTTTTCGGTGGCGCCGGGCGTCAAGGTGCCGCCCAGCCTGCGCAACATGCTGCAGGAATTGGGGCGCGACCTTTCCGCGCCGCTGCCTGAGGGCGGCTCGTTGGTGCGCTGGGCGCGCCAGGGCGTGTTGTTGCTCAACACCAGCCTGACGGTGGAAGATGGGCAGCCGGCCAGCCACGCTGGCCGGGGCTGGGAGACGCTGACGGATGCCGTGATCCGCCATTGCAACGGGGCTGGTGACCCCAAGGTTTTTCTGCTTTGGGGCGCCCATGCGCAGAAAAAAGCGTCCTTGATCGATGTTCAACGCCATCTTGTGCTCAGCGCCAACCATCCTTCGCCGTTGTCCGCCCGGCGCGGCCCGGTCCCCTTCGTGGGGTGTGGACATTTCGGGCAGGCCAATGCCTGGCTGTCTGCGCGGGGGCTGAAGCCCGTGGCGTGGTGA
- the secE gene encoding preprotein translocase subunit SecE, producing MATSEVQTVHTGADKAKLAAAIALLLGSFVAFYLLSSRGALAQWGALIVLLGAAVVVFAVSESGKQLIAFGRDAWREVKKVVWPARKEAIQMTAYVFAFVFVMALFLWLTDKTVEWVFYDLILGWRK from the coding sequence ATGGCCACTTCCGAAGTTCAAACCGTGCACACCGGCGCCGACAAAGCCAAGCTGGCGGCAGCGATCGCGCTGTTGCTGGGCTCGTTCGTGGCGTTCTATTTGCTGTCGTCGCGCGGTGCGCTGGCGCAGTGGGGAGCCCTGATCGTGTTGCTCGGGGCGGCGGTGGTGGTGTTTGCCGTGTCCGAATCGGGCAAGCAGCTGATCGCCTTTGGTCGCGACGCCTGGCGCGAAGTCAAGAAGGTGGTCTGGCCTGCCCGCAAGGAGGCGATTCAGATGACAGCCTATGTGTTCGCTTTCGTGTTCGTGATGGCCCTGTTCCTGTGGCTGACCGACAAGACGGTCGAATGGGTGTTTTACGACCTGATTCTGGGCTGGAGAAAATGA
- the rplK gene encoding 50S ribosomal protein L11: MAKKIVGFIKLQVPAGKANPSPPIGPALGQRGLNIMEFCKAFNAQTQGVEPGLPLPVVITAFADKSFTFIIKTPPATTLIKKAIKLDKGSSVPNKNKVGKITRAQLEEIAKTKMKDMTAADVDAAVRTIAGSARSMGVIVEGV; encoded by the coding sequence ATGGCGAAAAAAATCGTCGGCTTCATCAAGCTGCAAGTGCCAGCTGGTAAGGCCAACCCTTCCCCTCCGATCGGTCCGGCGCTGGGTCAGCGTGGCCTGAACATCATGGAGTTCTGCAAGGCGTTCAACGCCCAGACCCAAGGCGTCGAGCCAGGTCTTCCGCTGCCCGTGGTGATCACGGCTTTCGCGGACAAGAGCTTCACCTTCATCATCAAGACGCCGCCCGCGACGACCCTGATCAAGAAGGCCATCAAGCTGGACAAGGGCTCTTCGGTGCCCAACAAGAACAAGGTCGGCAAGATCACCCGAGCCCAGCTCGAAGAGATCGCCAAGACCAAGATGAAGGACATGACCGCTGCCGATGTGGACGCCGCTGTGCGCACCATCGCCGGTTCGGCCCGCTCGATGGGCGTGATTGTGGAGGGCGTGTAA
- the rpoB gene encoding DNA-directed RNA polymerase subunit beta, with amino-acid sequence MASASNYSYTERKRIRKSFGTRENVLAIPYLLQMQKDAYTAFLQADSAPKKRTNEGLQAAFEAAFPIVSHNGFVEMKFVEYNLAKPAFDVRECQTRGLTFASAVRARVQLIIYDRESSTAQSKVIKEVKEQEVYMGEVPLMTDKGSFIINGTERVIVSQLHRSPGVFFEHDKGKTHSSGKLLFSARIIPYRGSWLDFEFDPKDVLFFRVDRRRKMPVTILLKAIGLTPETILANFFVNDHFRVMDSGAQMAFVPERLRGEVARFDITDKSGKVVVAKDKRITVRHTRELEQSGTTHISVPEDFMIGRVVARNIVDADTGEIIAKANEELTEALLKKLRTAGVQDLQCLYTNELDQGAYISQTLRIDETADEFAARVAIYRMMRPGEPPTEDAVQALFHRLFYNPDTYDLSRVGRMKFNARVGRDESTGPMVLSNDDILAVVKILVDLRNGRGEVDDIDHLGNRRVRCVGELAENQYRTGLARIEKAVKERLGQAEQEPLMPHDLINSKPISAALKEFFGASQLSQFMDQTNPLAEITHKRRVSALGPGGLTRERAGFEVRDVHVTHYGRVCPIETPEGPNIGLINSLALYARLNEYGFIETPYRRVVEGKVTNQIDYLSAIEEGKYVIAQANAALDVDGRLTGDLVSAREKGESILTPSDTIQYMDVSPAQIVSVAASLVPFLEHDDANRALMGANMSRQAVPVLRPEKPLVGTGIERVAAIDSGTVVTAKRGGVVDYVDATRIVIRVNDAEAVAGEVGVDIYNLIKYQRSNQNTNIHQRPIVKKGDKLAAGDVIADGASTDLGEISIGQNMLIAFMPWNGYNFEDSILISERVVADDRYTSIHIEELVVMARDTKLGAEEITRDIPNLAEQQLNRLDDSGIIYVGAEVLPGDVLVGKVTPKGETTLTPEEKLLRAIFGEKASDVKDTSLRVDQGSQGTVIDVQVFTREGITRDKRAQQIIDDELKRFRLDLNDQLRIVEADAFDRIEKLLVGKIANGGPKKLAKGTTIDKAYLDDVEKYHWFDIRPADDTVAAQLESIKNSMEQTRHSFDLAFEEKRKKLTQGDELPAGVLKMVKVYLAVKRRLQPGDKMAGRHGNKGVVSKIVPVEDMPHMADGTPADIVLNPLGVPSRMNVGQVLEVHLGWAAKGLGQRIGDMLQAEGKVAELRKFLETVYNSAGKVETLADLSDAEVLEMAENLQTGVPFATPVFDGASEDEIRAMLKLAYPDDIAQLKGLTETRTQAQLYDGRTGDAFERKTTVGYMHFLKLHHLVDDKMHARSTGPYSLVTQQPLGGKAQFGGQRFGEMEVWALEAYGASYILQEMLTVKSDDVQGRTKVYESIVKGEHTIDAGMPESFNVLVKEIRSLGIDIELERS; translated from the coding sequence ATGGCCTCAGCATCGAATTACTCATACACCGAACGCAAGCGCATCCGCAAGAGCTTTGGTACGCGCGAGAACGTGCTCGCGATTCCTTACCTCCTGCAAATGCAGAAGGACGCGTACACCGCGTTCCTGCAAGCCGACAGCGCCCCGAAGAAACGCACCAACGAAGGCCTGCAGGCGGCTTTCGAGGCAGCTTTCCCGATCGTCTCCCACAACGGTTTTGTGGAGATGAAGTTCGTCGAATACAACCTGGCCAAGCCCGCGTTCGACGTGCGCGAGTGCCAGACCCGGGGGTTGACTTTCGCTTCTGCCGTGCGCGCGCGCGTGCAGCTGATCATCTATGACCGCGAGTCCTCGACCGCGCAATCCAAGGTGATCAAGGAAGTGAAGGAGCAGGAGGTCTACATGGGCGAAGTGCCCCTGATGACCGACAAGGGTTCTTTCATCATCAACGGCACCGAGCGCGTGATCGTGTCTCAGTTGCACCGTTCGCCGGGCGTGTTCTTCGAGCACGACAAGGGCAAGACGCACAGCTCGGGCAAGCTGCTGTTCTCCGCTCGCATCATTCCCTATCGCGGTTCCTGGCTCGATTTCGAATTCGACCCGAAGGACGTGCTGTTCTTCCGCGTCGACCGCCGCCGCAAGATGCCGGTCACCATCCTGCTCAAGGCCATTGGCCTGACGCCGGAAACCATCCTGGCCAACTTCTTCGTCAACGACCACTTCCGCGTCATGGACAGCGGCGCGCAGATGGCCTTCGTGCCCGAGCGTCTGCGCGGCGAAGTGGCCCGTTTCGATATCACCGACAAGAGCGGCAAGGTGGTGGTGGCCAAGGACAAGCGCATCACCGTGCGCCACACCCGCGAACTCGAACAATCGGGCACCACGCACATCAGCGTGCCGGAAGACTTCATGATCGGTCGCGTCGTGGCGCGCAACATCGTGGATGCCGATACCGGTGAAATCATCGCCAAGGCCAACGAAGAGTTGACCGAAGCCCTGCTGAAGAAGCTGCGCACCGCCGGCGTGCAGGACCTGCAGTGCCTGTACACCAACGAACTGGACCAGGGCGCCTACATTTCGCAGACCCTGCGCATCGATGAAACGGCCGACGAGTTCGCCGCGCGTGTGGCCATCTACCGCATGATGCGCCCCGGCGAGCCGCCAACCGAAGACGCCGTGCAGGCCCTGTTCCACCGCCTGTTCTACAACCCGGACACGTACGACCTGTCGCGCGTGGGCCGCATGAAGTTCAACGCGCGTGTGGGCCGCGATGAATCCACCGGCCCCATGGTGCTGTCCAACGACGACATCCTGGCCGTGGTCAAGATCCTGGTGGACCTGCGCAATGGCCGCGGTGAAGTCGATGACATCGACCACCTGGGCAATCGCCGCGTGCGCTGCGTGGGTGAACTCGCCGAGAACCAGTACCGCACCGGTCTGGCCCGCATCGAGAAGGCCGTGAAGGAGCGTCTGGGTCAGGCCGAGCAAGAGCCGCTGATGCCGCACGACCTGATCAACTCCAAGCCGATTTCTGCGGCGCTCAAGGAGTTCTTCGGCGCGTCGCAGCTGTCGCAGTTCATGGACCAGACCAACCCGCTCGCGGAGATCACGCACAAGCGCCGCGTCTCTGCCCTGGGCCCGGGCGGTCTGACCCGCGAACGCGCCGGCTTCGAGGTGCGCGACGTGCACGTGACCCACTACGGCCGCGTCTGCCCAATCGAAACGCCGGAAGGTCCGAACATTGGCCTGATCAACTCGCTGGCGCTGTACGCGCGTCTGAACGAATACGGCTTCATCGAAACGCCGTACCGCCGCGTGGTCGAAGGCAAGGTGACGAACCAGATCGACTATCTCTCGGCGATCGAAGAAGGCAAGTACGTGATTGCGCAGGCCAACGCCGCGCTGGACGTTGACGGCCGTCTGACCGGCGATCTGGTCTCCGCGCGCGAAAAGGGCGAATCGATCCTCACGCCGTCCGACACCATCCAGTACATGGACGTGTCCCCGGCGCAGATCGTGTCCGTGGCCGCTTCGCTGGTGCCGTTCCTCGAGCACGATGACGCGAACCGCGCCTTGATGGGCGCCAACATGTCGCGCCAGGCTGTGCCTGTGCTGCGCCCCGAGAAGCCGCTGGTGGGCACCGGCATCGAACGCGTTGCCGCGATCGACTCCGGCACCGTGGTGACCGCCAAGCGTGGCGGCGTGGTGGACTACGTGGACGCGACCCGCATCGTGATCCGCGTGAACGACGCCGAGGCCGTGGCCGGTGAAGTGGGTGTGGACATCTACAACCTCATCAAGTACCAGCGTTCCAACCAGAACACCAATATCCACCAGCGCCCGATCGTCAAGAAGGGCGACAAGCTGGCCGCGGGTGACGTGATCGCCGATGGCGCGTCGACCGACCTGGGGGAAATCTCGATCGGGCAGAACATGCTGATCGCGTTCATGCCCTGGAACGGCTACAACTTCGAAGACTCGATCCTGATCTCCGAACGCGTGGTCGCCGACGACCGCTACACCTCGATCCACATCGAGGAGCTGGTCGTGATGGCGCGCGACACCAAGCTGGGCGCGGAAGAAATCACCCGCGACATTCCCAACCTGGCCGAGCAGCAGCTCAACCGTCTGGACGACTCCGGCATCATCTACGTGGGTGCCGAAGTGCTGCCGGGCGATGTGCTGGTGGGCAAGGTCACGCCCAAGGGCGAGACCACGCTGACGCCGGAAGAAAAGCTGCTGCGCGCGATCTTCGGCGAGAAGGCTTCCGACGTGAAGGACACGTCGCTGCGCGTGGACCAGGGCTCGCAAGGCACCGTGATCGACGTGCAGGTGTTCACCCGCGAAGGCATCACGCGCGACAAGCGCGCCCAGCAGATCATCGACGACGAACTCAAGCGTTTCCGCCTGGATCTGAACGACCAGCTGCGCATCGTGGAAGCCGACGCGTTCGACCGGATCGAGAAGCTGCTGGTGGGCAAGATCGCCAACGGCGGCCCGAAGAAGCTGGCCAAGGGCACGACCATCGACAAGGCCTACCTGGACGACGTCGAGAAGTACCACTGGTTCGACATCCGCCCGGCCGACGACACTGTGGCCGCTCAGCTCGAGTCGATCAAGAACTCGATGGAGCAGACGCGCCACAGCTTCGACCTGGCGTTCGAAGAGAAGCGCAAGAAGCTCACGCAAGGTGACGAGCTGCCCGCTGGCGTGCTCAAGATGGTCAAGGTCTACCTGGCCGTCAAGCGCCGCCTGCAGCCCGGCGACAAGATGGCCGGCCGCCACGGCAACAAGGGTGTGGTCTCCAAGATCGTGCCCGTGGAAGACATGCCGCACATGGCCGACGGCACGCCTGCTGACATCGTGCTCAACCCGCTGGGCGTGCCTTCGCGCATGAACGTGGGTCAGGTGCTCGAAGTCCACCTGGGCTGGGCCGCCAAGGGCCTGGGCCAGCGCATCGGCGACATGCTGCAGGCCGAAGGCAAGGTGGCCGAGCTGCGCAAGTTCCTGGAGACGGTCTACAACTCGGCCGGCAAGGTGGAGACCTTGGCCGACCTGAGCGACGCCGAAGTGCTGGAGATGGCCGAGAACTTGCAGACCGGCGTGCCGTTCGCCACCCCGGTGTTCGACGGTGCGTCGGAAGACGAGATCCGCGCGATGCTCAAGCTGGCCTACCCGGACGACATCGCCCAACTCAAGGGCCTGACCGAGACCCGCACCCAGGCGCAGCTGTACGACGGCCGCACGGGTGACGCCTTCGAGCGCAAGACCACCGTGGGCTACATGCACTTCCTGAAGCTGCACCACTTGGTCGACGACAAGATGCACGCCCGCTCCACCGGCCCGTACTCCCTCGTCACCCAGCAACCGCTGGGCGGCAAGGCGCAGTTCGGTGGCCAGCGTTTCGGGGAGATGGAAGTGTGGGCGCTGGAAGCCTACGGCGCTTCGTACATCCTGCAGGAAATGCTCACCGTCAAGTCCGACGACGTGCAGGGCCGCACCAAGGTGTACGAATCCATCGTCAAGGGCGAGCACACGATCGACGCGGGCATGCCCGAGTCGTTCAACGTGCTGGTCAAGGAAATCCGCTCGCTCGGTATCGACATCGAGCTGGAACGTTCCTGA
- the rplL gene encoding 50S ribosomal protein L7/L12 codes for MAFDKDAFLTALDSMSVMELNELVKAIEEKFGVSAAAMAAPAAGGAGGGAAAAAEEKTEFNVVLLEAGANKVSVIKAVREITGLGLKEAKDLVDGAPKNVKEAIAKADAEAAVKKLVEAGAKAELK; via the coding sequence ATGGCATTCGATAAAGACGCATTTTTGACCGCGCTGGACAGCATGTCGGTCATGGAACTCAACGAGCTGGTGAAAGCCATCGAAGAGAAGTTTGGTGTGAGCGCTGCCGCCATGGCCGCTCCTGCTGCTGGCGGCGCCGGCGGTGGTGCTGCCGCAGCCGCTGAAGAGAAGACCGAATTCAACGTCGTGCTGCTCGAAGCCGGCGCGAACAAGGTCTCCGTCATCAAGGCTGTGCGCGAAATCACCGGCCTGGGCCTCAAGGAAGCCAAGGACCTGGTCGACGGCGCACCGAAGAACGTCAAGGAAGCGATCGCCAAGGCTGACGCCGAAGCTGCCGTGAAGAAGCTGGTGGAAGCCGGTGCCAAGGCCGAGCTGAAGTAA
- the nusG gene encoding transcription termination/antitermination protein NusG, translating to MTEQQSLAAAEGMRWYVVHAYSGMEKAAERNIVERINRAGMQDKFGRILVPTEEVVEMKNGQKRTTERKFFPGYVLVEMVMDDDTWHLVKHTNKVTGFVGGAKNRPAPISEEDVQKIVNQMQEGTDKPRHKVEFVVGEYVRVKEGPFTDFNGTVEEVNYEKNKMRVSVTIFGRATPVELEFSQVEKT from the coding sequence ATGACCGAACAACAGAGTCTCGCGGCCGCTGAAGGCATGCGCTGGTACGTGGTTCATGCCTATTCCGGCATGGAGAAGGCGGCCGAGCGCAATATCGTCGAGCGCATCAACCGCGCCGGCATGCAAGACAAATTCGGCCGCATCCTGGTCCCTACCGAAGAGGTGGTGGAGATGAAGAACGGCCAGAAGCGCACCACTGAGCGAAAGTTCTTCCCCGGTTATGTGCTGGTGGAAATGGTGATGGACGATGACACCTGGCACCTGGTGAAGCACACCAACAAGGTGACGGGCTTTGTGGGTGGTGCGAAAAACCGCCCGGCGCCGATTTCCGAGGAAGACGTTCAGAAGATCGTCAACCAGATGCAGGAAGGTACCGACAAGCCGCGTCACAAGGTCGAGTTTGTGGTGGGCGAGTACGTGCGCGTCAAAGAAGGTCCGTTCACCGACTTCAACGGCACCGTCGAAGAAGTCAACTACGAGAAGAACAAGATGCGCGTGTCGGTGACCATCTTCGGTCGGGCCACTCCGGTGGAGCTGGAATTCAGCCAGGTCGAGAAGACCTGA
- the tuf gene encoding elongation factor Tu, translating into MAKEKFERTKPHVNVGTIGHVDHGKTTLTAAITTVLASKFGGAAKAYDQIDAAPEEKARGITINTAHVEYETANRHYAHVDCPGHADYVKNMITGAAQMDGAILVCSAADGPMPQTREHILLARQVGVPYIIVFLNKCDMVDDAELLELVEMEVRELLDKYEFPGDATPIIHGSAKLALEGDKGKLGEEAIMKLAEALDSYIPTPERAVDGAFLMPVEDVFSISGRGTVVTGRIERGVVKVGEEIEIVGITTTQKTTCTGVEMFRKLLDQGQAGDNVGILLRGTKREEVQRGQVLCKPGSIKPHTHFTGEVYVLSKDEGGRHTPFFNNYRPQFYFRTTDVTGSIELPEGKEMVMPGDNVSITVKLIAPIAMEEGLRFAIREGGRTVGAGVVAKIIA; encoded by the coding sequence ATGGCAAAAGAGAAATTTGAGCGGACCAAGCCGCACGTGAACGTGGGCACGATTGGTCACGTTGACCACGGCAAGACGACGTTGACGGCGGCCATCACGACGGTGCTGGCGTCCAAATTCGGCGGTGCCGCCAAGGCTTACGACCAGATCGACGCGGCGCCCGAAGAAAAGGCTCGCGGCATCACCATCAACACCGCGCACGTGGAGTACGAGACGGCCAATCGTCACTACGCCCACGTGGACTGCCCCGGCCACGCCGACTATGTGAAGAACATGATCACGGGTGCTGCCCAGATGGATGGCGCCATCCTGGTGTGCTCGGCCGCTGACGGCCCGATGCCCCAGACCCGCGAGCACATTCTGCTGGCCCGTCAGGTGGGTGTGCCTTACATCATCGTGTTCCTCAACAAGTGCGACATGGTCGACGACGCCGAGCTGCTCGAGCTGGTCGAAATGGAAGTGCGCGAGCTGCTGGACAAGTACGAATTCCCGGGCGATGCGACCCCCATCATCCACGGCTCGGCCAAGCTTGCCCTGGAAGGTGACAAGGGCAAGCTGGGCGAAGAGGCCATCATGAAGCTGGCCGAAGCGTTGGACAGCTATATCCCCACGCCCGAGCGCGCGGTGGACGGTGCCTTCCTGATGCCGGTGGAAGACGTGTTCTCGATCTCGGGTCGTGGCACGGTGGTGACCGGTCGTATCGAGCGCGGTGTGGTCAAGGTGGGTGAGGAAATCGAAATCGTCGGTATCACCACCACCCAGAAGACCACCTGCACGGGCGTGGAAATGTTCCGCAAGCTGCTGGACCAGGGTCAGGCGGGCGACAACGTCGGTATCTTGCTGCGCGGCACCAAGCGCGAAGAAGTGCAGCGCGGCCAGGTGCTGTGCAAGCCCGGCTCGATCAAGCCGCACACGCACTTCACGGGTGAGGTGTATGTGCTGTCCAAGGACGAAGGTGGCCGTCACACGCCGTTCTTCAACAACTACCGCCCGCAGTTCTACTTCCGCACGACCGACGTGACTGGCTCGATCGAGCTGCCCGAAGGCAAGGAAATGGTGATGCCGGGTGACAACGTGTCGATCACGGTCAAGCTGATCGCCCCGATCGCCATGGAGGAAGGTCTGCGTTTTGCCATCCGCGAAGGCGGTCGTACCGTCGGCGCCGGCGTCGTCGCCAAGATCATTGCGTAA